The following coding sequences lie in one Zingiber officinale cultivar Zhangliang chromosome 2B, Zo_v1.1, whole genome shotgun sequence genomic window:
- the LOC122049007 gene encoding NAC domain-containing protein 2-like has protein sequence MPPPPSNSVVLPPGFRFHPTDEELVLHYLRARVASAAATPSPLSIIAEVDIYKYDPWELPAKATYGEREWYFFSPRERKYPNGFRPNRAAVSGYWKATGTDKPICRSGKGNEKPLAVKKALVFYMGRPPKGVKTDWIMHEYRLADAHGRNSYKPTRPLRDSSMRLDDWVLCRIYKKTDRLQAAATPATTGQEDALNTYLDEFVSSWSFKDYSPEKINGIADFAAPRQAPPTNPSVLVAGDYTESSTKRQRTTIGGYWDGGGRIFQPSERSQNCESAYGANFVERLLECNSSSFLEQPFIDRSHLGFH, from the exons ATGCCGCCGCCGCCGTCGAACTCGGTAGTGCTGCCGCCGGGGTTCCGCTTCCACCCCACCGACGAGGAGCTGGTCCTCCACTACCTCCGCGCCCGGGTCGCCTCCGCCGCGGCTACCCCGTCTCCCCTCTCCATCATCGCCGAGGTCGACATCTACAAGTACGACCCCTGGGAGCTTCCCG CCAAGGCGACGTACGGCGAGCGGGAGTGGTACTTCTTCAGCCCGCGCGAACGCAAATACCCGAACGGGTTCCGGCCGAACAGAGCGGCGGTGTCCGGGTACTGGAAGGCGACCGGGACCGACAAGCCGATCTGTAGATCGGGCAAAGGGAATGAGAAGCCTCTCGCGGTGAAGAAGGCGCTGGTGTTCTACATGGGGAGGCCGCCCAAGGGAGTCAAGACCGATTGGATCATGCACGAGTACCGCCTCGCCGACGCACACGGCCGCAACAGCTACAAGCCCACGAGACCACTCAGAGACTCCTCCATGAGG CTGGACGATTGGGTGCTGTGCCGGATTTACAAGAAGACCGATCGCCTCCAGGCGGCGGCTACGCCGGCGACGACGGGCCAGGAAGACGCACTGAACACCTATTTGGACGAATTCGTCAGCTCGTGGAGCTTCAAAGACTACTCGCCCGAGAAAATCAATGGGATCGCCGACTTTGCTGCTCCGAGGCAAGCGCCGCCGACGAATCCATCTGTGCTGGTCGCCGGCGATTACACCGAGAGCTCGACGAAGCGGCAGAGGACGACGATAGGAGGTTATTGGGACGGCGGCGGAAGGATCTTTCAGCCGTCGGAGAGATCACAAAACTGTGAATCTGCGTACGGCGCTAACTTCGTGGAACGGTTATTGGAATGCAACAGCTCGAGCTTCTTGGAGCAGCCGTTTATCGACCGATCGCATTTGGGCTTCCACTAA